Proteins from one Listeria weihenstephanensis genomic window:
- a CDS encoding ABC transporter ATP-binding protein, whose translation MSVILQAKNVRKVYGSKSTLFPALNSVSLEVRRGEFVGVMGPSGAGKSTLLNVLSTIDKATSGSIEIDGKAFEDMRAKEMAIFRRDKLGFIFQDYNLLDTMTIKDNIALPLSLSKVKPKEVEDRVAEVMRQFGILELANKFPNQVSGGQKQRTAVSRAMVTNPALIFADEPTGALDSKAATNLLESLVYAREARNATIMMVTHDAFAASFCERILFIKDGELFTEIYRGSSTRKQFYQKILDVLAMLGGGMNDSI comes from the coding sequence ATGAGTGTTATTTTACAAGCAAAGAATGTTAGAAAAGTATATGGCTCGAAAAGTACGCTTTTTCCCGCGCTGAATAGTGTGAGTTTAGAGGTGCGCAGGGGAGAATTTGTTGGCGTCATGGGACCAAGTGGTGCTGGGAAATCGACGCTTTTAAATGTGCTTTCGACGATTGATAAAGCGACTTCGGGGAGCATTGAAATCGATGGGAAAGCATTTGAGGATATGCGGGCAAAAGAGATGGCCATTTTCAGGCGGGACAAGTTAGGATTTATTTTTCAAGATTATAATTTGTTGGATACGATGACAATTAAGGATAATATTGCTCTGCCGTTGTCGCTTTCAAAAGTGAAGCCGAAAGAGGTGGAAGATCGTGTTGCGGAGGTGATGCGCCAGTTTGGTATTTTAGAATTGGCGAACAAATTTCCAAATCAAGTGTCGGGTGGGCAGAAGCAGCGAACGGCGGTTAGTCGGGCGATGGTGACGAATCCAGCGCTGATTTTTGCGGATGAACCTACAGGTGCGCTTGATTCTAAAGCGGCGACGAATTTGCTGGAAAGCTTGGTCTATGCTAGAGAAGCACGAAATGCGACGATTATGATGGTGACGCATGATGCCTTTGCAGCGAGTTTTTGTGAGCGGATCTTATTTATTAAGGACGGCGAGCTCTTTACGGAAATTTATCGTGGTTCATCGACGCGAAAACAGTTTTACCAGAAAATTTTAGACGTGTTAGCGATGCTTGGTGGTGGAATGAATGACTCTATTTAA
- a CDS encoding sensor histidine kinase, which produces MTWWSYVRDKKFFLLFFVVVMFFIGVLLAVDPNSQLTLGNIIYLYVFMLLFLIAYLVLGYSFKRTYWNEMQELVEGEIEENILELLPKPRTREQAFFNELMRKKHLEEQREITKLRDKQQEYHDFILYWVHEVKTPIVASKMLINNPDLNDPATIYRGVEAELDSIDRLVMQALYYSRLDTFAKDYFIQEMALGPVIKDCVKRHSKLFISKKMKLDLAEINVEVRSDSKWLGFILDQVMTNALKYTEPGGEIKIWCDSSDDGTKTELHIRDNGIGIKEEDLPRVFEQGFTGMIGRTEKKATGMGLYLARQMSGKLGHKIAISSEDGVGTEIVITFQQKEDYLLIAKD; this is translated from the coding sequence ATGACTTGGTGGAGCTACGTACGCGATAAGAAATTTTTCCTATTATTCTTTGTGGTTGTGATGTTTTTTATTGGTGTTTTGCTTGCGGTTGATCCGAATAGTCAGTTGACGCTCGGGAATATTATTTATTTATATGTGTTTATGTTGCTGTTTTTGATCGCGTATTTAGTACTAGGTTATTCGTTTAAACGCACGTACTGGAACGAAATGCAGGAACTCGTGGAAGGTGAGATTGAGGAAAATATTCTTGAATTATTACCAAAACCGCGGACGCGTGAGCAGGCTTTTTTCAATGAGTTGATGCGGAAAAAACACCTGGAGGAGCAGCGCGAGATTACGAAATTGCGCGATAAGCAACAGGAGTACCATGATTTTATTTTGTATTGGGTGCATGAAGTGAAAACGCCGATTGTAGCGAGTAAAATGTTGATTAATAATCCAGATTTGAATGATCCAGCGACGATTTATCGCGGGGTCGAGGCGGAACTGGATTCTATTGATCGTTTGGTGATGCAGGCGCTTTACTATTCGCGATTAGACACCTTTGCGAAGGATTATTTCATACAGGAAATGGCGCTTGGACCAGTCATTAAGGATTGCGTGAAGCGACATTCGAAGCTGTTTATTTCAAAAAAAATGAAGCTTGATTTGGCCGAAATTAATGTAGAGGTTCGTAGCGATAGTAAATGGCTTGGTTTTATTTTGGATCAGGTGATGACGAATGCGCTGAAATATACGGAACCGGGCGGGGAAATCAAGATTTGGTGCGATTCAAGCGATGATGGCACGAAAACGGAGCTTCATATTCGCGATAATGGAATCGGCATTAAAGAAGAGGATTTGCCGCGTGTTTTTGAACAAGGTTTTACTGGTATGATTGGCCGAACGGAGAAAAAAGCGACGGGAATGGGGCTTTATTTAGCGCGTCAAATGTCCGGGAAATTGGGACATAAGATCGCCATTTCCTCGGAAGATGGCGTTGGAACGGAGATCGTGATTACCTTCCAGCAAAAAGAAGACTATTTATTAATTGCAAAGGACTGA
- a CDS encoding FtsX-like permease family protein: protein MTLFKIAFTNVRKNFGQFSMYLGSLILSVLIYFTFVSLAYNKSIGIIFKKWGLGGQSVFVAASIVLIIFVAFFVFYSSNYFTRSRKRELGLYSLLGLRKAQIGRIIFYENLMMHVMAVVAGVLIGIFFSKFFSMLLFRIMGLSIPSGFTFSIAAIGSTVFVFAIILIVTSANGYWIVYRHSMIELFKADVREKNPPKGSLTLSILGIFLIGSGYFLATRSIDDSIFWTENTFFASMLFVLFGVILGTWLLLRFLFPYIVYKLFQRKSFFYSGTNILTVTWLRYRMKKTAGTLTMIAILSATTLTAIGALSSLYTNIISYAESSNPDSYETVWSTETQRKEIFAAIRESKGHDLIYHEKADVYDANVIDKVDKNEPYSHHRMTYFSVISISDYNRLAMKLDNNSKKIKSLGDEEAIFLSPNGSLENSKRKNILTKKPYMLQFKNNSKQYKVKIKDIYNHTVLNADIASSVLVVNDALYSEIAQKTMPTHIDIFQVTNEDKAESLDHKIQAITGEPNSWWSTNMSSFYSNYHMMSTLVGVILYIGVFISIVFFAATGSIIYFKQITEAVDEKPRFAVLQKMGMSQKEVRAVVAKQVLPVFLIPLILGISHSVAAMIGMSLNLMFSVSAPVIISTTIYTVFFIIYYFICVETYTKMVSSEND, encoded by the coding sequence ATGACTCTATTTAAAATTGCTTTCACGAATGTACGCAAAAATTTTGGGCAGTTTTCGATGTATTTGGGATCACTGATTTTGAGTGTGCTCATTTATTTTACATTCGTGTCGCTGGCGTATAATAAAAGTATTGGTATCATTTTTAAAAAATGGGGACTTGGTGGGCAAAGTGTTTTTGTGGCGGCGTCCATTGTGCTTATTATATTTGTAGCCTTTTTTGTTTTCTATTCTAGTAATTATTTCACGAGGAGTAGGAAGCGGGAATTGGGTCTTTATTCGTTACTCGGTTTACGTAAGGCGCAGATTGGGCGCATTATTTTTTATGAGAATTTGATGATGCATGTGATGGCGGTTGTTGCGGGCGTTTTGATAGGTATCTTTTTTTCTAAATTTTTCTCGATGCTATTATTCCGAATTATGGGCTTGTCCATTCCAAGTGGATTTACGTTTTCTATCGCTGCGATCGGCTCGACTGTGTTTGTGTTTGCAATTATCTTAATTGTGACGTCAGCCAATGGTTATTGGATCGTTTATCGGCATAGTATGATTGAGTTATTTAAAGCGGATGTGCGAGAAAAAAATCCACCGAAGGGTTCGCTGACTTTATCTATTTTAGGGATTTTCTTGATTGGTTCTGGCTATTTTTTGGCGACGCGATCGATAGATGATTCGATTTTTTGGACGGAAAACACTTTTTTTGCATCGATGCTTTTTGTTCTTTTTGGTGTAATTTTAGGAACATGGTTGTTGCTCCGCTTTTTATTTCCTTATATTGTTTATAAATTATTTCAGCGTAAGTCGTTTTTCTATAGTGGGACGAATATTTTAACGGTGACCTGGTTGCGCTACCGGATGAAAAAGACGGCAGGAACACTGACGATGATTGCGATATTAAGCGCGACGACGTTGACAGCGATTGGGGCGCTCAGTTCGCTATATACGAATATTATTTCTTATGCAGAGAGTTCGAATCCGGATAGTTATGAAACGGTTTGGAGTACGGAAACGCAGCGCAAGGAGATTTTTGCGGCGATTAGGGAGAGTAAGGGGCATGATTTAATTTACCACGAGAAGGCGGACGTTTATGATGCTAACGTGATAGATAAAGTGGATAAGAACGAGCCATATAGCCATCACCGTATGACTTATTTTTCAGTGATATCTATCTCGGATTACAATCGGCTGGCGATGAAGCTGGATAATAATTCGAAAAAAATTAAAAGTTTGGGAGATGAGGAAGCGATTTTTCTGAGTCCAAATGGTTCTTTGGAAAATTCTAAGCGCAAAAATATATTGACCAAAAAACCTTACATGCTCCAATTTAAGAATAATTCCAAACAATATAAAGTGAAAATAAAAGATATTTATAATCATACGGTACTGAACGCAGATATAGCTTCGTCGGTTTTGGTCGTTAATGATGCATTATATAGCGAAATTGCTCAAAAAACGATGCCGACGCACATTGATATTTTTCAGGTAACGAATGAGGATAAGGCAGAGTCGCTTGACCATAAGATTCAAGCGATAACTGGAGAACCGAATAGCTGGTGGAGCACAAATATGTCAAGCTTTTACTCGAACTATCACATGATGAGTACGCTTGTTGGGGTTATTCTTTATATAGGTGTATTCATCAGTATCGTGTTTTTCGCGGCAACAGGAAGTATTATTTACTTTAAACAAATTACGGAAGCTGTGGATGAAAAGCCACGTTTTGCTGTATTGCAGAAGATGGGCATGAGTCAAAAAGAAGTACGTGCGGTTGTCGCAAAGCAGGTGTTGCCGGTATTTTTGATCCCGCTTATTTTGGGGATTTCGCATAGTGTAGCCGCGATGATTGGGATGTCGCTCAACTTGATGTTTAGTGTCAGCGCACCTGTTATTATTAGTACGACGATTTATACGGTGTTTTTCATTATTTATTATTTTATCTGTGTGGAGACGTATACAAAAATGGTTTCGAGTGAAAATGATTAA
- the ade gene encoding adenine deaminase, producing MRKVKQLQERVAVSDLRAAADVIIKNGRIVNVFSGEIMEGDIAIKSGYIVGIGDFDEAAEIIDAKGQYIVPGFIDAHVHVESAMVPPSEFARVLLPNGVTTIVTDPHEIANVAGAKGIEFMLADAAETPLDMYVMLPSSVPATPFEHNGATLEASDLRALYQHEKVIGLAEVMDFPSVASGKTDILQKIVDAEKHGGRIDGHGAGLSKADLNNYLAVGIRTDHESTTAMEAMDRLRAGMFVMLREGTVGRDMIHTLPAVNPKNSHRFCFCTDDKLIDDLLEEGSINYNVRLAIANKIDPVMAIQMATINAATCHKLPHLGAVAAGYQADILFLRDLETVTITKVMKRGEVVVDDGIREESLFKKQDSNFESPAILHTLKLEDLKLEIAGTAANIIGMQPNSLFTEHLVEPITVQNGEFQVSVKDDQLKMVVVERHKGTGCVGVGIVKGFGIRHGAIATTVAHDSHNIVAVGSSDADIMLAIEHITKIGGGIAVVDNGKVAANLALPIAGLLSTQPYEEIQHQLDHLNDAFRGVSAKQGFDPFLTLSFLTLPVIPNLKLTDQGLFDFNVFGFIEVGV from the coding sequence ATGCGGAAAGTAAAGCAATTGCAAGAGCGCGTTGCAGTCAGTGATTTGCGAGCTGCAGCGGATGTTATTATTAAGAATGGCCGGATTGTCAATGTTTTTTCTGGTGAGATTATGGAAGGCGATATCGCGATAAAAAGTGGCTATATCGTTGGGATTGGCGATTTTGATGAGGCGGCGGAAATCATTGATGCGAAGGGGCAGTATATTGTGCCTGGTTTCATTGATGCGCATGTTCATGTCGAAAGCGCGATGGTTCCACCTTCTGAGTTCGCGCGGGTATTATTGCCGAATGGTGTGACGACAATTGTGACGGATCCGCATGAGATTGCAAATGTTGCTGGTGCGAAAGGCATCGAGTTTATGCTGGCTGATGCGGCAGAAACACCGCTTGATATGTATGTGATGTTACCTTCTTCCGTTCCCGCGACGCCGTTTGAACATAATGGCGCAACGCTTGAGGCCAGTGATTTACGCGCGCTTTACCAACATGAAAAAGTGATTGGTCTTGCGGAAGTCATGGATTTCCCGTCTGTTGCAAGTGGTAAAACAGATATTTTGCAAAAAATCGTGGATGCGGAGAAGCACGGCGGTCGAATCGATGGGCATGGCGCTGGGCTTTCAAAAGCAGATTTGAATAATTATTTAGCGGTTGGAATTCGGACGGATCATGAGAGTACGACGGCGATGGAGGCGATGGATCGTTTGCGCGCTGGTATGTTCGTCATGCTTCGTGAGGGAACGGTGGGGCGTGATATGATTCATACGTTGCCCGCGGTGAATCCGAAGAACAGCCATCGTTTTTGTTTTTGCACGGATGATAAGTTGATTGATGATTTGCTTGAGGAAGGCTCGATTAATTATAACGTGAGACTTGCGATTGCGAACAAAATCGATCCAGTAATGGCGATTCAAATGGCGACGATTAACGCTGCGACGTGTCATAAGTTGCCACATTTAGGCGCAGTTGCTGCTGGATACCAAGCGGATATCCTATTTTTACGTGATTTGGAAACCGTGACGATTACAAAAGTAATGAAGCGCGGTGAAGTAGTCGTGGACGATGGTATTCGCGAGGAATCACTGTTTAAGAAACAGGATAGCAATTTTGAGTCCCCAGCAATTCTACATACGTTAAAATTAGAGGACTTAAAACTTGAGATCGCGGGTACGGCGGCGAATATTATTGGTATGCAGCCCAACAGCTTGTTTACCGAGCATTTAGTAGAGCCAATCACGGTTCAAAATGGTGAATTTCAAGTATCGGTGAAAGACGATCAACTGAAAATGGTCGTTGTTGAGCGCCATAAAGGTACGGGGTGCGTTGGTGTTGGAATTGTGAAAGGCTTTGGTATTAGGCACGGAGCGATTGCAACGACAGTCGCGCATGATTCGCATAATATCGTGGCGGTCGGTTCATCGGACGCAGATATCATGCTAGCGATCGAACATATCACGAAAATTGGTGGCGGTATCGCCGTTGTGGATAATGGAAAAGTGGCGGCAAATCTAGCTTTACCAATTGCGGGGCTTCTCAGCACACAGCCATATGAAGAAATTCAGCATCAATTAGATCACTTGAATGATGCGTTTCGTGGTGTGAGCGCGAAACAAGGTTTTGATCCATTTTTGACATTATCATTTTTAACATTGCCGGTTATTCCTAATTTGAAATTAACGGATCAAGGATTGTTTGACTTTAATGTATTTGGATTTATCGAAGTGGGGGTTTAA
- a CDS encoding AAA family ATPase has protein sequence MFSKITISNFFSIHDQISLTLDHSYSPADIFNQNTLYTYYDNQKKRSILNGAVLYGANASGKTNLLYAFEFMRTMTQKSHTYTEKTDFDITPNAFQFSTAKETTSRFTITFTEPNFQENQDIQYTYELAIDAGTLEIQEESLTYKKMLKTTLSKPTIIFERLKSQIPKKSIQLKSLFNKIEQENITHKSILSVLIHDINKAYFSKETASLAYKIVESLATEVTKGFQTKQFDGNSLEAFAEQINKDSGFKQEILETLYDFDFAIQDFSVTDMTDNLVESIEQATFSDDVKAQLIATTKKNRRFEISTAHIVDDVTYPLSMSMESDGTKKFLESSIRLFDALQNEILFISDEFDNKYHTKIQEGLLNKFIHQENDKKAQFLIASHNPLLLNPDRFAKEQVIFIQKDRETQASEVFSLSEFHEITYDNHNWTNLYLDGRFGAVPEVF, from the coding sequence ATGTTTTCTAAAATAACTATCAGCAATTTCTTTTCCATCCACGACCAAATAAGCCTGACACTCGATCACAGCTACAGCCCGGCCGATATTTTCAACCAAAACACCCTCTACACCTACTACGATAACCAGAAAAAGCGCAGCATTCTAAACGGAGCAGTCCTATACGGCGCCAACGCATCCGGCAAAACAAACCTACTCTACGCCTTCGAATTCATGCGCACCATGACCCAAAAAAGCCATACCTACACCGAAAAAACAGATTTTGATATCACGCCCAACGCCTTCCAATTTTCAACGGCGAAAGAAACCACTAGCCGCTTCACCATAACCTTTACAGAACCCAACTTCCAGGAAAATCAAGACATCCAATACACCTACGAACTCGCCATCGACGCGGGCACCCTAGAAATCCAAGAAGAATCCCTAACGTACAAAAAAATGCTCAAAACAACATTATCCAAACCAACCATCATTTTTGAACGTCTAAAAAGCCAAATTCCTAAAAAAAGTATCCAACTAAAAAGCCTTTTCAACAAAATCGAGCAAGAAAACATAACCCACAAATCCATCCTATCCGTACTCATCCACGACATCAATAAAGCCTATTTCAGCAAAGAAACCGCATCTCTAGCCTATAAAATCGTCGAAAGTCTGGCAACCGAAGTTACCAAAGGCTTCCAAACCAAACAATTCGATGGCAATTCCCTAGAAGCATTCGCCGAACAAATCAACAAAGACAGCGGTTTCAAACAAGAAATACTAGAAACACTGTACGATTTTGATTTCGCAATCCAAGATTTTTCCGTCACCGACATGACCGATAATCTCGTCGAATCCATTGAACAAGCCACTTTTTCCGATGACGTCAAAGCCCAACTCATCGCGACAACGAAGAAAAACCGCCGCTTTGAAATCAGCACCGCGCATATCGTGGACGACGTGACATACCCACTAAGCATGAGTATGGAATCCGATGGCACCAAGAAATTCCTAGAAAGCTCGATCCGACTTTTCGACGCGCTGCAAAACGAAATCCTATTTATCAGCGACGAATTCGACAACAAATACCACACGAAAATCCAAGAAGGCCTGCTAAACAAATTCATCCATCAAGAAAACGATAAAAAAGCGCAATTTCTGATTGCTTCCCATAACCCACTCCTGCTAAATCCCGATCGTTTCGCCAAAGAACAAGTCATTTTCATCCAGAAAGATCGCGAAACCCAGGCCAGCGAAGTATTCAGCCTCAGCGAATTCCATGAAATCACCTACGACAACCACAATTGGACGAATCTCTATTTAGACGGTCGTTTTGGAGCCGTTCCGGAGGTGTTTTAA
- a CDS encoding RloB domain-containing protein translates to MSREIRKIVHLFIPEDSGGIKPNSCEAHYFKLLFQRRLKNYQLKIYTHAQETKFKKALKFSAHPDDKFFIITDLDFTEDRSNLKYVKKKISNLAALGENAQLFVSGRSFEVWLCMYHGVYTKRFISQSALNKAVARDYTKKERWYIQERGRLYNNLKPASANAKKSRRIILSGGTRDQKRYVTELPNFNDEALLDYFIARETFTYVDLLVKELQYLSR, encoded by the coding sequence ATGAGCCGTGAAATCAGGAAAATCGTCCACCTCTTCATCCCCGAAGACAGTGGTGGCATCAAACCAAACAGCTGCGAAGCCCACTATTTCAAATTACTTTTCCAGCGCAGACTAAAAAACTACCAACTAAAAATCTACACACACGCCCAAGAAACGAAATTCAAAAAAGCGCTGAAATTCAGCGCCCATCCCGATGATAAATTTTTCATAATAACCGATCTAGATTTCACAGAAGACCGTTCCAACCTTAAATATGTAAAGAAAAAAATCAGCAATCTCGCCGCTCTTGGAGAAAATGCCCAACTATTCGTCTCTGGCCGCAGTTTCGAAGTTTGGCTCTGCATGTATCACGGAGTTTATACCAAGCGTTTTATATCCCAAAGCGCCCTCAACAAAGCAGTCGCACGAGACTACACAAAAAAAGAGCGCTGGTATATTCAAGAACGCGGGCGACTTTACAACAATTTAAAACCAGCCAGCGCCAACGCAAAAAAATCCCGACGCATCATCCTGTCAGGCGGCACGCGCGACCAAAAACGCTATGTAACAGAACTTCCCAATTTCAACGACGAAGCCCTGCTCGACTATTTTATTGCTCGCGAAACTTTTACGTATGTTGATTTGTTAGTGAAGGAATTGCAGTATTTGAGTCGGTGA
- a CDS encoding iron-containing alcohol dehydrogenase family protein, with translation MEKNLIVRGAPQEFECKVGAWQELGGHLERRDIRRVLVVHGGVSWDKARRFFPALAGVNVIFEQYRGVCSFEERDRVSAIAEAGDVDAIIGVGGGKVADLAKAIAVHLAMPVIILPTLAATCAAWTPLSVMYDARGEMLQYDVFARSNALVLLDPEVILDSPIELMIAGIGDTLAKWYEADVIISQLAERSVEIDISLYTAKLCRDILLESSAAALQAMRDGKLSEAFVKAVETNIMVGGMVGGFGDDYGRTSGAHSIHDALTVLDETHHILHGNKVAYGVFVQLMIEKRQDEIVKLTPFYQELGLPTCLRDMGLDGLSDEALERVAERATAADETIHLMPGEITARTVLNAMRELEILMEEVRVR, from the coding sequence ATGGAGAAAAATTTGATTGTTCGCGGTGCGCCGCAGGAGTTTGAGTGTAAAGTTGGGGCTTGGCAGGAGCTTGGCGGTCATTTAGAGCGTCGAGATATTCGCCGTGTGTTAGTTGTGCATGGTGGCGTTTCGTGGGATAAGGCGAGACGATTTTTCCCAGCGTTGGCGGGCGTTAATGTGATATTTGAACAGTATCGCGGCGTGTGCTCGTTTGAGGAACGCGACCGGGTTTCGGCGATTGCTGAAGCTGGGGATGTCGATGCGATTATTGGCGTTGGTGGCGGAAAGGTCGCGGATTTAGCGAAGGCGATTGCGGTTCATTTGGCAATGCCGGTCATTATTTTACCGACTTTGGCGGCGACATGTGCAGCGTGGACACCGCTTAGTGTGATGTATGATGCTCGCGGTGAAATGCTGCAGTATGATGTTTTTGCGCGAAGCAATGCGTTGGTGCTGCTTGATCCTGAGGTGATTCTTGACTCGCCAATTGAACTTATGATAGCTGGAATCGGCGACACGCTGGCGAAATGGTATGAGGCTGACGTGATTATTTCGCAGCTTGCGGAACGTTCGGTGGAGATTGATATTTCGCTTTATACGGCAAAATTGTGTCGAGATATTCTGCTGGAATCGAGTGCTGCGGCGCTTCAAGCTATGCGTGACGGGAAACTGAGCGAGGCATTTGTGAAAGCTGTGGAGACGAATATTATGGTCGGTGGTATGGTCGGTGGATTTGGCGATGATTACGGTCGGACTTCTGGTGCCCATTCGATTCATGATGCGCTTACGGTCTTGGATGAAACGCATCATATATTGCACGGGAATAAGGTTGCGTATGGTGTTTTTGTTCAGTTGATGATTGAGAAACGCCAAGATGAGATTGTGAAATTGACGCCGTTTTATCAAGAGTTAGGATTGCCGACCTGTTTGCGTGATATGGGGCTGGATGGCTTATCGGATGAGGCGCTGGAACGTGTCGCTGAGCGTGCGACGGCCGCGGACGAGACGATTCATTTGATGCCTGGTGAGATTACGGCGAGGACTGTTTTGAATGCGATGAGGGAATTAGAAATTTTAATGGAGGAAGTGCGGGTTCGATGA
- a CDS encoding Ohr family peroxiredoxin, which produces MGKTFFTTSATGVGGRTGTVSSNDSDLSFKLSRPKSFNGEGGDGTNPEELFALGYAACFGSAFQSVARKEKSDAKAAITVAVSMNEDETLGGYKLSIAISAEVADASSLDEAQKITSMAHEMCPYSKATRGNVDVSVDVKLK; this is translated from the coding sequence ATGGGAAAAACTTTTTTTACGACGAGTGCAACTGGTGTTGGAGGTCGGACTGGAACGGTGAGTTCGAATGACAGCGATTTATCTTTTAAACTGAGCCGTCCAAAATCCTTTAATGGTGAAGGTGGGGACGGGACAAATCCTGAGGAACTATTCGCGCTTGGCTATGCGGCGTGTTTTGGCAGTGCTTTTCAATCGGTAGCGCGCAAAGAGAAGTCGGACGCTAAGGCTGCGATTACGGTGGCAGTTTCGATGAATGAAGATGAGACGCTCGGTGGATACAAGCTGAGCATTGCGATTTCGGCTGAAGTTGCTGATGCGAGTAGTCTTGATGAGGCGCAAAAAATTACTTCCATGGCGCATGAGATGTGCCCATATTCGAAAGCGACTCGAGGGAACGTTGATGTGAGCGTTGACGTGAAATTGAAATAA
- a CDS encoding NAD-dependent epimerase/dehydratase family protein, translating to MKILVIGGTRFFGKKLVTKLLADGHDVTIATRGKTVDDFGDQVKRVRMNRESRENLFCLAQEKWDVVYDNICYAPQDALYSIAAFADKVGKYVYTSSLSVYRVRDRALVEADFDPFHYEIVSGSREDFEYGEGKRLAEATYFQKAKFPVVAVRFPIVLGEDDYTGRLEFHIDHVQAGEEIGMPNEDAEIGFISSDEAAEFLCWVGTKSDIIGPINAASDSVYQLSELMDLIEKATGKTAIVEEITEDNDDSPFGIEKTYYLDNTKAKEAGFEFRDLHEWLPKLVEFDITKKK from the coding sequence TTGAAAATTCTTGTTATTGGTGGAACGCGTTTTTTTGGAAAGAAATTGGTAACGAAATTACTTGCGGATGGACATGATGTTACGATTGCAACGCGTGGCAAGACGGTGGATGATTTTGGTGATCAGGTGAAGCGTGTTAGGATGAACCGGGAATCACGAGAGAATTTATTTTGTTTAGCGCAGGAAAAATGGGATGTTGTCTACGATAATATTTGCTACGCGCCACAAGATGCGCTTTATTCGATCGCTGCATTTGCGGATAAGGTTGGAAAATATGTCTATACGTCTTCGCTTTCTGTATACCGTGTACGTGATCGGGCGCTAGTAGAGGCTGATTTTGATCCATTTCATTATGAAATCGTATCAGGATCGCGCGAGGATTTTGAGTACGGAGAAGGCAAGCGTTTGGCTGAAGCAACATATTTCCAAAAGGCTAAATTTCCTGTTGTCGCGGTACGTTTCCCGATTGTGCTTGGGGAGGATGATTACACGGGGAGACTCGAGTTTCATATTGACCATGTACAGGCTGGGGAAGAGATTGGCATGCCGAATGAGGATGCTGAGATTGGGTTTATTTCATCAGATGAAGCGGCAGAATTCTTATGTTGGGTTGGAACGAAGTCGGATATCATCGGACCGATTAATGCGGCGAGTGATTCTGTGTATCAGTTGTCGGAGCTGATGGATTTGATTGAAAAAGCTACTGGGAAAACCGCGATTGTGGAAGAAATAACAGAGGATAATGATGATTCTCCTTTTGGAATTGAAAAAACGTATTATTTGGATAACACGAAGGCAAAAGAGGCTGGTTTTGAGTTTCGAGATTTGCATGAGTGGTTGCCGAAGTTGGTGGAATTTGATATAACGAAGAAGAAATAG
- a CDS encoding response regulator transcription factor — protein MVKVYIVEDDIVIRDTIQKHLSKWGFDVMVVADYNNILNEFLEAEPQLVILDVNLPYFDGFYWCNQIREVSNVPIIFLSSRDSRMDQIMGMNMGADYYIEKPVDLDVLMARINALIRRTYSYAELEEPNVIEHNNVFLHIDTNTLTYLDEKVELTKNEFLILYELLKQKGRIVSRDEIMRVLWEDESFVDDNTLTVNVVRIRKKLAEIDLANFITTKKGQGYMIE, from the coding sequence ATGGTAAAGGTATATATAGTAGAAGATGATATCGTTATTCGCGATACGATTCAAAAGCATTTGTCCAAGTGGGGCTTTGATGTCATGGTGGTGGCGGATTATAATAATATTTTGAATGAGTTTTTAGAAGCAGAGCCACAATTGGTGATTTTGGATGTGAATTTACCGTATTTTGATGGATTTTACTGGTGTAATCAGATTCGTGAAGTGTCGAATGTGCCGATTATTTTCTTGTCATCGCGGGATTCGCGGATGGATCAGATTATGGGGATGAACATGGGCGCGGATTATTATATTGAAAAACCGGTCGATTTGGATGTCTTGATGGCACGAATTAATGCGTTGATTCGTCGGACTTACTCGTATGCGGAACTTGAGGAACCAAATGTGATCGAGCATAACAATGTTTTCTTGCATATCGATACGAACACGCTCACTTATTTAGATGAAAAAGTAGAGTTGACGAAAAATGAATTCTTAATTTTATATGAGTTGTTGAAGCAAAAAGGTCGGATCGTGAGTCGCGATGAGATTATGCGTGTACTTTGGGAGGACGAGAGTTTCGTTGATGATAACACGTTGACGGTAAATGTCGTTCGCATTCGTAAAAAATTAGCGGAAATTGATTTAGCGAATTTTATCACAACTAAAAAAGGTCAGGGATATATGATTGAGTAA